A window of Piliocolobus tephrosceles isolate RC106 chromosome 13, ASM277652v3, whole genome shotgun sequence contains these coding sequences:
- the LOC111524313 gene encoding secretoglobin family 1D member 4, with product MRLSVCLLLVSLALCCYQANALVCPALASELTGFFFLSDDLLKLQVAKFNPPPEALEAKLQVKHCTDKIPLEDRILIEKALLKIVVKCGV from the exons ATGAGGCTGTCGGTGTGTCTCCTGCTGGTCTCACTGGCCCTTTGCTGCTACCAGG CCAATGCTCTTGTCTGCCCAGCTCTTGCTTCTGAGTTGACAGGCTTCTTCTTCTTAAGTGACGATCTGTTAAAGTTACAAGTTGCCAAATTTAATCCACCTCCGGAAGCTCTTGAAGCCAAGTTGCAAGTGAAGCACTGCACGGATAAGATACCTCTTGAAGATCGAATTCTCATTGAAAAAGCCTTG CTGAAAATAGTGGTAAAATGTGGTGTGTGA